The genomic region AATAAGCCTGAACAAAATGTCAAAGATACCAGAGTATAAACTTTCATTCAAGATTGAGAAAGATTTAGACAATctttttgacagtttaaaaagTGTAGGCAAAGTAGTTTCCACTCCAAGCTTTGATGAATGTGATTCAAAACCAGAACAATTTGTCCATGACAcgaaaacagaaacaaacagtACCACTGCAAGAAAATGCTATGATCCAAACTATGCGTTCACAACCAAAGCGACACACATCCACAATTTGAGGACAAAAGATGAGAAAGCATGCTGTATTAAAGGTATTTGTGAGCTACAGACAGGGGAAATAGTGCTGGCCGACTGTGccaatgataaaatgaaagttttaaacaGGGAGTTTAAAATAGTCACTACTCTAAATCTTCCACAACACACTGAAAATATGTGCATTGTAGGTGGAAATGAAGTTGCACTGGCAGTAGATGATGCTAAAAAGAAACATGAAGttcattttataacaattgacAAATATAACGATTTTGACACAAGATATATCAGCAAGTTTACAGTGGCACACTACTGCAATGCTGTAAGCTTTCGCAATGACTATGTGTATGTTGGTTCAGAATCGTCTGTTTACTTGTATAGCAAAAAAGGGGAATTTATCAAAATAGTCTATCAGGCATTAGGGCTTGCAAACACATTGAACGGAATCCACGCTAGCAACGATGGACAAAGAGTTTACCTAACTGACTCAACAAACCATAAGGTGATAACCATTAATAATCATGGAACAAAATTAGCAACTTGCCAGGATCAAGAACTAATATTTCCTGTCAGTTTATGTGTAAGTGAACATGGGCATGTGTTCGCCTGTGCACTTAAGTCCAACTCTGTACTGCAAATTGACACAGAAGGAAACAGAAAGTTAAGAACATTAGTCAGTGGCAATAAAATCCACAATCCACTTGTGGTGTGGTTTTCCACAAGGTCACAGCAGCTCATGGTAGCTGGTATAACAAATGATTTACTTGTAGCTGACCTGATATAACTTAAAGTTACTTGCAGCTGACCTGATTAACTTAAAGTTACTTGCAGCTCACCTGATTAACTTAAGGTTACTTGAAGCTGACCTCATATAACTCTAAGTTACTTGAAGCTGACCTGATTAACTTAAAGTTACTTGCAGGTGACCTGATTAACTTAAGGTTACTTGAAGCTGACCTCATATAACTCTAAGTTACTTGAAGCTGACCTGATTAACTTAAAGTTACTTGCAGCTGACCTGATTAACTTAAAGTTACTTGCAGCTCACCTGATTAACTTAAGGTTACTTGAAGCTGACCTCATATAACTCTAAGTTACTTGAAGCTGACCTGATTAACTTAAAGTTACTTGCAGCTGACCTGATTAACTTAAAGTTACTTGCAGCTCACCTGATTAACTTAAGGTTACTTGAAGCTGACCTCATATAACTCTAAGTTACTTGAAGCTGACCTGATTAACTTAAAGTTACTTGCAGCTCACCTGATTAACTTAAGGTTACTTGAAGCTGACCTCATATAACTCTAAGTTACTTGAAGCTGACCTGATTAACTTAAAGTTACTTGCAGCTGACCTGATTAACTTAAAGTTACTTGCAGCTCACCTGATTAACTTAAGGTTACTTGAAGCTGACCTCATATAACTCTAAGTTACTTGAAGCTGACCTGATTAACTTAAAGTTACTTGCAGCTCACCTGATTAACTTAAGGTTACTTGAAGCTGACCTGATATAGCTTAAGGTTACTTAAAGCTGATCTGATAAAACTGTAAGCTAGTTGAAACTgatctaaaatatgtttacattaattgaAGCTTACTTGATATAACTTTAGGTTACTTGAGGATGACATGATATAATTTAAGGTTACTTGAGGATGACCTGATATAACTTTAGGTTACTTGAGGATAACCTGATATAACTTTAAGTTACTTAAGGATGACCTAATATAACTTTAGGTTACTTGACGATGACCTGGTATAACTTTAGGTTACTTGACGATGACCTGATATAACTTTAAGTTAATTGAGCATGACCTGATCTTACTTAAGGTAATTAAACCTTAAGTTTGAAGATGCAACATTCTTCctaagtgttttgttttctttgtccTTTGTAAGCATTGAATGGTCATATGACTTAATTTGGTGAATAGCATACATATAGCCACTGTCAAGAGCAGTGATGACAAAATTGTATTAACCATTGCTGTTAGTTAACAGTCTCAAACAAACCAAGACTGCATTTTCTTCCTTTGGGTCCCATTTctaaacttttcaaaaaaaaggtttaaaaatatcTGGGGGGAATGTAAGAGGTTGTCTCTTAAGGGGAAAAGCTCTATTCATAAAACCGTGAAACAGACAGAACTTACTTTATGGCGCGAAAGACTTATTAGTGACAGGGATTTTTTACTATTCAAAAATCTCCATAAACAAATTAAGCCATGTGTTGTGTGGCAGTCCGCAAATAATCGCTCGGACTTAAAACTTGCGCATTTTATTGCTAACTTGTGGCTAGACAAGCCCTCTTTACTGCACTCCGTCTGCTTAATTTGCAAACGCGTGTTCTTTAACAAAACCGAGCATATCGTGTTTGCTTGTGCGTGTACAGCAGCTGTACGCGATAGTTcttattgtaatataaacatgGTATTTGGTCAACATGTCGGATCCGACTTAGCTAAAAAAGATTTGACAATTTTCAGAGATTTTGTTTTAGGGAGCAAGTACATACAAAATGAAGACTATAATCAATTGCTGTTATGCAAGCTCAGTTTTCGTTATGTACAAGATGCGttcaatgtatacaatactttcgatagtgtttaaataatactgaaacaGTGGCATTTGTGCATATATTGCGTAAGATGATTATGTCTATATTGTATGATCATACAATTGCTGTTAGTTTgtcataaatattgtgtttgactTGAAcccattgtatacatgtatgtattactcTCATGCTAATTCTTGCATGAATTAACTTTTTCTActgacatatttaaacatgcttatatatattacattgtgttCTAATCTCCCACGCAGaggatatattgaaataaatgaatgaatgaacatttgCTTATGTAAAGGTATTTGTATTCATGCATATTCGGGCCATCTTATGTACGCCAAAATATCGTCAGAATATGAATATCAGTTTAGGTTATATTTTacagttattacaacattatattgatCACTCTTGTTTGCACGATGCTATGCAAGAGTTTGGTCTTGTTTTGTGGAGGAAACTGGAGTACctgaaaacccacttgtccagcttggtgaccacaaaccaactCACATGCGCCTAGACATtggaatcaaacccgggtcgcctagttGAGAAGTGAGTGTGCAAAcaactgcgcttaccggacaaccaatttcaatttaaaaaatatttagtgaGTGTCACAAATCAAACTATAAGTTCTGATTACAAGATATATAAACTTTGCCTAAACTGACCTACAAAGCACTTaggttttgatataaatattataactaatcaaaaatattaatttgaaagcGGCTATCATAAGATAAGTACATTGATAAGATGGCCCTATTTTGTACATATTAATCAACATACatgataatattgaaatatattgatgataattgttttgttttagtgtatGATAGTAATAAATTTCACCTAGTGAGCACGAAAAGCTATAATTCATGAGTGAAATATACTATTGTTGTGCTGTCGAGGTGAGATATattgtgatcttacactgaaacaagcaattttttttattatatgccttaaaggaatttaaaaggacagtttattgtagtttttcagaaaatcgTGTCAAATTGTATGCAAACACAACGTCATTTTAGAAATTACATCGTTAAAATTGCGTCACAGCCCTCTGCGTATTGACTTTGATTTAAAAGTGAGAGTGGGcgaaaatttcaaaacagagaaaaatatcaagtatatattatttatatttcactgataaacctctttaaaccaccagaaagcatataataaaattgtcaatttaACTATGCAGAAGAAAGTATGTTTTTGCAAA from Mya arenaria isolate MELC-2E11 chromosome 3, ASM2691426v1 harbors:
- the LOC128228002 gene encoding uncharacterized protein LOC128228002, yielding MATGGEHVLSSDQIYDFCCSSCEEDNVNTEAQFSCKECENYLCNKCIKLHNKLFKKHDLLGRSDVAKWVGKKCETSLEKCEKHPEESVKMVCEDHDELCCSLCVSLSHRMCRSIRLIDDLAKGVKNTDQLKDLTQRVKAINTELITMKKKRLSNKKALQDSDKNLVQDIQTIREKFLASLQELEIDIGEEMDTRKDIFVGKLQEDVTQCTEMHDKLIKTLGYSQSDDERMSYIGYRRCQEQVKDAEISLNKMSKIPEYKLSFKIEKDLDNLFDSLKSVGKVVSTPSFDECDSKPEQFVHDTKTETNSTTARKCYDPNYAFTTKATHIHNLRTKDEKACCIKGICELQTGEIVLADCANDKMKVLNREFKIVTTLNLPQHTENMCIVGGNEVALAVDDAKKKHEVHFITIDKYNDFDTRYISKFTVAHYCNAVSFRNDYVYVGSESSVYLYSKKGEFIKIVYQALGLANTLNGIHASNDGQRVYLTDSTNHKVITINNHGTKLATCQDQELIFPVSLCVSEHGHVFACALKSNSVLQIDTEGNRKLRTLVSGNKIHNPLVVWFSTRSQQLMVAGITNDLLVADLI